A part of Carettochelys insculpta isolate YL-2023 chromosome 1, ASM3395843v1, whole genome shotgun sequence genomic DNA contains:
- the TNFRSF1A gene encoding tumor necrosis factor receptor superfamily member 1A isoform X1 — protein MSPREPSPALVATLVLTLVWVWAEECLGGAPNQDTLQVNGISFGRRKREPECQQGEYLHPNNTHCCMRCHAGTYLAEHCQLGSLAPRCLPCPAGTYTAVNNFADKCRSCRRCRSEFQQVTLENCTESKNTVCGCLANQYQTSESDFFQCRNCSLCHNGGVRHACTKNRDTVCECYHGFFHQKNTCKPCSSCSKEECKFCGPLPGPTTSSSVKEDHWEKQGQVLLLISLVVVLTMSLGVLLVVKLIKLCRQKGPTPIFYSCVSTQQPKSKPVPEVSKLSLMQSGSCFSQIQWAVGCPSGDSRVNTCLSQAGMNEKKAAIHGPQSPQIEAMWAVNAVPSSLVAQELPDCVRPAGKTQLPDNPAVLYTVADHVLPSRWKEFVRRLGLSDYEIERIELEQRRLRDAQYEMLRQWRLQMGRGATVERISFVLNQMELSGCSEAIQEALSRQA, from the exons ATGTCCCCACGGGAGCCTTCCCCTGCCTTGGTGGCTACG CTCGTTCTAACCCTGGTCTGGGTGTGGGCCGAGGAATGCTTGGGAGGAGCCCCAAACCAAGATACTCTACAGGTTAACGGGATCTCCTTTGGGAGAAGGAAAAGAGAGCCAGAATGTCAGCAGGGAGAGTACCTACATCCCAACAACACCCACTGCTGCATGAGATGCCATGCAG GGACATACTTAGCAGAACACTGTCAGCTGGGGAGTCTTGCACCTCGCTGCCTACCATGCCCAGCAGGCACTTACACAGCTGTGAATAACTTTGCGGATAAATGCCGTAGTTGCCGACGGTGCCGTTCAG AATTCCAGCAAGTAACACTGGAAAACTGCACTGAAAGTAAGAACACGGTCTGTGGCTGTCTGGCCAACCAGTACCAGACTTCAGAATCAGATTTTTTCCAATGTAGGAACTGCAGCCTGTGCCACAATGGAGGAGTCCGGCATGCAT GTACAAAGAACCGTGACACAGTTTGTGAATGTTACCATGGATTCTTCCACCAGAAAAATACCTGCAAACCTTGCAGCAG CTGCAGCAAAGAAGAATGCAAGTTTTGTGGTCCACTGCCGGGGCCAACGACTTCCTCTTCAGTGAAGGAAGACCACTGGGAAAAGCAGG GTCAGGTCCTCTTACTCATCAGCCTCGTTGTTGTGCTTACAATGAGCCTAGGGGTGTTGCTTGTAGTTAAATTGATCAAGCTGTGCCGTCAAAAAGGGCCAACTCCTATTTTCTATTCCTGTG TTTCTACGCAGCAGCCAAAGAGCAAGCCGGTACCTGAAGTAAGCAAG CTCTCTCTAATGCAGAGTGGCAGCTGTTTCTCTCAGATACAGTGGGCAGTGGGCTGTCCCAGTGGTGATTCCAGAGTAAATACATGCCTCTCACAGGCTGGAATGAATGAGAAGAAAGCTGCCATCCATGGGCCGCAGTCACCCCAGATTGAAGCAATGTGGGCAGTCAATGCTGTACCAAGTTCATTGGTTGCACAGGAGCTACCGGATTGCGTCAGACCCGCTGGAAAGACTCAGCTCCCAGACA accctgctgtcctctatACGGTGGCAGACCATGTGTTGCCATCTCGGTGGAAGGAGTTTGTGCGACGCCTGGGGCTGAGCGACTATGAGATTGAGCGAATTGAGCTGGAACAGCGGCGACTGCGGGATGCCCAGTATGAGATGCTGAGACAGTGGAGGCTGCAGATGGGCCGTGGTGCCACAGTGGAGCGCATCAGCTTTGTCCTCAACCAGATGGAGCTGAGTGGCTGCAGTGAGGCTATCCAGGAGGCATTATCTCGACAGGCCTAA
- the TNFRSF1A gene encoding tumor necrosis factor receptor superfamily member 1A isoform X2 codes for MSPREPSPALVATLVLTLVWVWAEECLGGAPNQDTLQVNGISFGRRKREPECQQGEYLHPNNTHCCMRCHAGTYLAEHCQLGSLAPRCLPCPAGTYTAVNNFADKCRSCRRCRSEFQQVTLENCTESKNTVCGCLANQYQTSESDFFQCRNCSLCHNGGVRHACTKNRDTVCECYHGFFHQKNTCKPCSSCSKEECKFCGPLPGPTTSSSVKEDHWEKQGQVLLLISLVVVLTMSLGVLLVVKLIKLCRQKGPTPIFYSCVSTQQPKSKPVPEVSKAGMNEKKAAIHGPQSPQIEAMWAVNAVPSSLVAQELPDCVRPAGKTQLPDNPAVLYTVADHVLPSRWKEFVRRLGLSDYEIERIELEQRRLRDAQYEMLRQWRLQMGRGATVERISFVLNQMELSGCSEAIQEALSRQA; via the exons ATGTCCCCACGGGAGCCTTCCCCTGCCTTGGTGGCTACG CTCGTTCTAACCCTGGTCTGGGTGTGGGCCGAGGAATGCTTGGGAGGAGCCCCAAACCAAGATACTCTACAGGTTAACGGGATCTCCTTTGGGAGAAGGAAAAGAGAGCCAGAATGTCAGCAGGGAGAGTACCTACATCCCAACAACACCCACTGCTGCATGAGATGCCATGCAG GGACATACTTAGCAGAACACTGTCAGCTGGGGAGTCTTGCACCTCGCTGCCTACCATGCCCAGCAGGCACTTACACAGCTGTGAATAACTTTGCGGATAAATGCCGTAGTTGCCGACGGTGCCGTTCAG AATTCCAGCAAGTAACACTGGAAAACTGCACTGAAAGTAAGAACACGGTCTGTGGCTGTCTGGCCAACCAGTACCAGACTTCAGAATCAGATTTTTTCCAATGTAGGAACTGCAGCCTGTGCCACAATGGAGGAGTCCGGCATGCAT GTACAAAGAACCGTGACACAGTTTGTGAATGTTACCATGGATTCTTCCACCAGAAAAATACCTGCAAACCTTGCAGCAG CTGCAGCAAAGAAGAATGCAAGTTTTGTGGTCCACTGCCGGGGCCAACGACTTCCTCTTCAGTGAAGGAAGACCACTGGGAAAAGCAGG GTCAGGTCCTCTTACTCATCAGCCTCGTTGTTGTGCTTACAATGAGCCTAGGGGTGTTGCTTGTAGTTAAATTGATCAAGCTGTGCCGTCAAAAAGGGCCAACTCCTATTTTCTATTCCTGTG TTTCTACGCAGCAGCCAAAGAGCAAGCCGGTACCTGAAGTAAGCAAG GCTGGAATGAATGAGAAGAAAGCTGCCATCCATGGGCCGCAGTCACCCCAGATTGAAGCAATGTGGGCAGTCAATGCTGTACCAAGTTCATTGGTTGCACAGGAGCTACCGGATTGCGTCAGACCCGCTGGAAAGACTCAGCTCCCAGACA accctgctgtcctctatACGGTGGCAGACCATGTGTTGCCATCTCGGTGGAAGGAGTTTGTGCGACGCCTGGGGCTGAGCGACTATGAGATTGAGCGAATTGAGCTGGAACAGCGGCGACTGCGGGATGCCCAGTATGAGATGCTGAGACAGTGGAGGCTGCAGATGGGCCGTGGTGCCACAGTGGAGCGCATCAGCTTTGTCCTCAACCAGATGGAGCTGAGTGGCTGCAGTGAGGCTATCCAGGAGGCATTATCTCGACAGGCCTAA